GCGCATCGCGCGGACCCGTTCCGCGGTGCCGCGGACGTCGAGCCCGCTGGCGGCGTCGCCGAGCCGCTCAAGGCTGGCCCGGGTGTGGTCGAGCCCGGAGACCGACCCCACGTGGAGGAACACGTCGTCGGCGGTGCGCAGGCCGAGCGCTGCGGTGGGCGTGCCCGGCAGCCGGAAGTGCACCTCCCGGTGGCCCGTCGCCACGACCTCCGCGCCGAGCCGCCCGCGAAGCTCGGCAGCGACCACCCATTCCAGGCCGCGGAGGCACCGGGCGAACAGGGTGGCGGAGCCGGGACGCTCCGGCGGTGCACTTGCGCTGCTCTCGGTCACGAGGAACGCGACTCTACGCGCCGCCGGCCTGGTCCATCCTCCACGGACCTGCCGAGCCGGAGCTGCTGTGACTGCCTGCGCCTGCCGAGGATGAGCCGGAGCTGCTGTGACTGCTACGCCTGCCGAGGGTGAGCAAGCCCACCTTCATCCATGAATCCGCCCGAGCCCGAGCTGCTGTGACGGCCAGCCGCAGCCGCATCTCGGGTGACGAGAAAGCGACGAAAGCGTGTTCCCGCGTCCCGGACGCCGTGATACAAGAGTGGGTGTGACCACGGACCCGCGCATCGGCACCAACCTCGTCGGCCACCGCATCGAGGCGCTGCTCGGCCGAGGCGGGATGGGCGTCGTCTACAGGGCCGAGCATCTCGGCTTGGGCCGGAAGGTCGCGCTCAAGATCCTCGCGCCCGAGCTGGCCAAGAGCGAAGGCTTTCGGCGCCGGTTCATCCGCGAGTCGCAGACGGCCGCCAGCATGGAGCACCCGAACATCGTCCCGATCTACGACGCGGGCGAGGCCGAGGACCTGCTGTACATCTCCATGCGCTACGTCGAGGGCCCGGACCTGAGCGCCCTCCTCGAGCAGGAGGGACGGATCGACCCCGAGCGCGCCATCGCGATCACGTTCCAGGTGGCGGGTGCCCTGGACGCCGCCCACCGGCGGGGACTCGTCCACCGCGACGTCAAGCCGGCCAACATCCTCATCGCCCAGGGCTGGGGCCCGGGGTCTTCCGAGCACTGCTACCTCTGCGACTTCGGGCTCATCAAGCACTTCGAGTCCCAACAGGACCTCACCCAGACCGGCCAGTTCGTCGGCACGATCCCGTACGTCGCCCCCGAGCAGATCGAGGGCAGGCCGCTCGACGGGCGGGCCGATCTGTACGCCCTGGCCTGCGTGCTGTTCCACTGCCTGACCGGCGGGGCGCCGTTCGAGCGGGAAACGGACGTGGCGGTCGTCTATGCCCACCTGCAGGACCCCCCGCCACCGGTTGGGGCGACCTGCCAGGACCTCCCGCCCGCGCTCGACGCCGTCTTTGCCAAGGGGATGGCCAAGTCGCCGGACGACCGCTTCGCGACCTGCACCGAGCTGGTCCGGGCAGCCAGGACCACGCTGCAGGCCCGGCTGCGGACACAGCCGGGTACCGCACCCACCGCGTCGCTGCCGGAGGGCGAGCCCGGGGCGGCCGACGCCGCGGCCACGCCCGCCCCGCGGCCTCTCACCCTCCCCCTCGGGGCGGGCGCCGATCCCCCCGGGCCGTCGGCCGACGACACCATCGTCACCCGGCCGGGCCGACGGCCCGGGCCGCAGCAGGAGGCGGACCCGGCGCCCTGGCCGGGGGTGTCCCGCGGCACGCGTCCGCCGCCCGCCCGTGCTCTGCGCCCGCCAGCGCCCGCCCCTGAGGCCCTCGCCCGCGGCCCGGGACCCGCGGCGCCCACCTCTCGGGCGTCCGCCCCCGGCCGGCGACCCGCGGCGCCCGCCCGCGGCCCGGGATCCGTGGCGCCCGCCCGGTCACCGGCGGCCAGACGCCCCCGCGGACAGGCCCGCCGGGTGCTCGTGCCGCTGCTCTGGCTCCTGGCGCTGGTGACGGTCGGGGTCGGGCTGGGCGCCGCCGCGTTCCGCTTCGCCGGCGCGGACCGGACCGGCTCGGTGCTCCCGCCAGCCGGGACGGACTCCCCCCGGGCGCCGGCCTCGAGCGCGCCGCTCGGCCCCGACGTGGCCCAACCCGGCTCGGCCGGCGGCGCCGCGACGTCAACATGCGTCCGCGGTTGGACCACCCCCGCGGCTGGGACGGCGACCCGGCGGCAGCCCCTCGACGTCATCCGCAAGGAGATGGGCATCGCCGGCGAGTTCAAGGTGGTCGAGATGCGCTACTTCAGGGAGCCGGGCGGCGGGCGGCGCTGGTGGTACGTGAAGGCGTGGCAGGTCGACGACA
The window above is part of the Actinomycetes bacterium genome. Proteins encoded here:
- a CDS encoding protein kinase, whose translation is MTTDPRIGTNLVGHRIEALLGRGGMGVVYRAEHLGLGRKVALKILAPELAKSEGFRRRFIRESQTAASMEHPNIVPIYDAGEAEDLLYISMRYVEGPDLSALLEQEGRIDPERAIAITFQVAGALDAAHRRGLVHRDVKPANILIAQGWGPGSSEHCYLCDFGLIKHFESQQDLTQTGQFVGTIPYVAPEQIEGRPLDGRADLYALACVLFHCLTGGAPFERETDVAVVYAHLQDPPPPVGATCQDLPPALDAVFAKGMAKSPDDRFATCTELVRAARTTLQARLRTQPGTAPTASLPEGEPGAADAAATPAPRPLTLPLGAGADPPGPSADDTIVTRPGRRPGPQQEADPAPWPGVSRGTRPPPARALRPPAPAPEALARGPGPAAPTSRASAPGRRPAAPARGPGSVAPARSPAARRPRGQARRVLVPLLWLLALVTVGVGLGAAAFRFAGADRTGSVLPPAGTDSPRAPASSAPLGPDVAQPGSAGGAATSTCVRGWTTPAAGTATRRQPLDVIRKEMGIAGEFKVVEMRYFREPGGGRRWWYVKAWQVDDRSLQARWLVERAPDGSARIAAVAPYSSKGLRSPQWQAFEGEGDARSYTGLPGAWRGTPHDFAAGGAVPSQVRGCLAGT